The genomic stretch TGCTTCCGTCAATCCGTTCATAAAAAGCGTAGAACCGCTGCTGACCAAATCACAGATTGCATCTGCCAAACCTATGCCCGGCGCTATTTCCACACTTCCACTGATGACGTGAATTTCTGCCTGAATATTATTTTCGTCCAAAAATTTTTGTACCAATACAGGATAGCTCGTGGCAATTTTTTTCCCTTGTAAAAATTCTTTTCCAGTATAATTTTCACTCTTTGAAACAGCAAACGAAAGACGGCATTTTCCAAAACCCAATTGTTCTACAATATCCACTTTTTTCTGCGATTCGTAAATCACATTTTCGCCTACAAAACCAATGTCGGCAACGCCGTCTTCCACATATTGCGGAATATCATCATCGCGCAAAAAGAACACCTCAATCGGAAAGTTGGATGCTGTTGCTTTCAGTTGGTTTTTCACATTGTTGTTGATGTCAATGCCGCATTCTTTCAGCAGTTTCACTGAATCGTCGTACAAT from Arachidicoccus sp. BS20 encodes the following:
- the hisG gene encoding ATP phosphoribosyltransferase, whose product is MNLKLAIQKSGRLYDDSVKLLKECGIDINNNVKNQLKATASNFPIEVFFLRDDDIPQYVEDGVADIGFVGENVIYESQKKVDIVEQLGFGKCRLSFAVSKSENYTGKEFLQGKKIATSYPVLVQKFLDENNIQAEIHVISGSVEIAPGIGLADAICDLVSSGSTLFMNGLTEAEIILQSQSALIKTPELSEEKQAILDKLLFRIQTIKKAKNKKYVLMNAPNEKISQIVNVLPGMKSPTVLPLTIEGWSAIHTVLSESEFWEHIQEIKSIGAEDILVLPIEKMVV